A single Cannabis sativa cultivar Pink pepper isolate KNU-18-1 chromosome 7, ASM2916894v1, whole genome shotgun sequence DNA region contains:
- the LOC115697743 gene encoding ATP-dependent DNA helicase Q-like 2 isoform X1: MEAEEVVLEELLNVEVEIHEVEEQISVLLEKQEGLYQRQSELKTLLEAAKGSTNNVNDSTPTVVENWSGSFEWDSEADDIRFNIFGISSYRANQREIINAVMSGRDVLVIMAAGGGKSLCYQLPALLRNGVALVVSPLLSLIQDQVMGLAALGISANMLTSTTSKEEEKFIYKALEKGEGDLKILYVTPEKVSKSKRFMSKLEKCHHAGRLALISIDEAHCCSQWGHDFRPDYKNLGILKTQFPNVPMIALTATATQKVQYDLMEMLHIPKCVKFVSTVNRPNLFYMVREKSSVGKVAIDEISEFIQENYINNESGIVYCFSRKECEQVAKELRTRGISADYYHADMDANAREKVHTRWSKNKLQVIVGTVAFGMGINKPDVRFVIHHSLSKSMETYYQESGRAGRDGLPSQCLLYFRPGDVPRQSSMVFYENSGLQNLYDIVRYCQTRRQCRRSSFFRHFAEPLQDCNGMCDNCAFSSEIRTVDVSRHAKLMVSVLQDTLENDQRLTMLQLIDKMKTKHKKEDPDLKKEEMEQLVIQLILDRVLKEEFQHTAYSTNAYVTLGPLARQVLQGKRNVTLELCIGQKRVARMKSVKQSLQYSGLELKLDELRRELSSIHGGIFPHSILSTQQISILSEQKPNSMEELEKMIGKVKTEKYGSRILEQISKYSDMAENYEKKEEASEERATKRLKTKKAIVVKIDSSSDDDFQDP, translated from the exons ATGGAAGCTGAAGAAGTAGTACTTGAAGAATTACTCAACGTTGAAGTTGAGATTCACGAGGTTGAAG AACAAATATCGGTGTTGCTTGAAAAACAAGAGGGACTATATCAGAGACAATCAGAACTAAAGACCCTGCTGGAAGCAGCGAAAGGGTCCACGAACAATGTTAATGATAGTACTCCAACTGTTGTAGAAAATTGGTCTGGGTCTTTTGAGTGGGATTCTGAAGCTGATGATATTAGATTCAATATCTTTGGCATATCCTCTTATCGTGCCAATCAACGAGAG ATCATAAATGCTGTCATGAGTGGAAGAGATGTCCTAGTGATTATGGCTGCGGGTGGTGGGAAGAGCCTCTGTTATCAGCTTCCAGCACTTCTTCGCAATGGAGTTGCCCTTGTTGTCAGTCCCCTACTTTCACTAATCCAGGATCAG GTGATGGGCTTGGCTGCTTTAGGAATTTCGGCAAATATGTTGACGTCAACTACTAGTAAGGAGGAGGAGAAATTTATTTACAAGGCCCTTGAAAAGGGTGAAGGAGACTTGAAAATATTGTACGTGACACCAGAGAAGGTATCAAAGAGCAAGAGATTTATGTCAAAGCTTGAAAAGTGCCACCATGCTGGTCGTCTCGCTTTGATTTCAATTGAT GAGGCACACTGCTGCAGCCAATGGGGTCATGATTTTCGACCTGACTATAAAAACCTTGGCATCCTTAAGACTCAATTTCCCAATGTTCCCATGATTGCTCTGACT GCAACAGCTACACAAAAGGTTCAATATGATTTGATGGAGATGCTCCACATTCCAAAGTGTGTCAAATTTGTCAGCACTGTCAATAGGCCAAATCTCTTTTATATG GTACGAGAAAAATCATCTGTTGGGAAGGTGGCTATTGATGAAATTTCGGAGTTCATTcaagaaaattatataaataatgaatCTGGGATAGTTTATTGCTTCTCTAGAAAGGAATGTGAACAG GTTGCAAAGGAGTTAAGGACAAGAGGAATTTCAGCTGATTATTATCATGCAGATATGGATGCCAATGCCCGTGAGAAAGTTCATACTCG GTGGAGCAAGAATAAGTTGCAGGTCATCGTTGGCACG GTAGCTTTTGGCATGGGAATCAATAAGCCAGATG TCAGGTTTGTCATCCATCACAGCTTGAGTAAATCAATGGAAACATACTACCAG GAAAGTGGTCGAGCTGGACGAGATGGGCTCCCTTCTCAATGCCTACTTTACTTCAGGCCGGGGGACGTTCCCAGGCAG AGTTCGATGgttttttatgaaaattcaGGATTGCAGAATCTTTATGACATAGTACGATATTGTCAG ACAAGAAGACAATGTCGTCGAAGTTCCTTTTTTCGACATTTTGCTGAGCCACTTCAGGACTGTAATG GTATGTGTGACAACTGTGCATTCTCAAGTGAGATTAGAACAGTGGATGTCTCTC GTCATGCGAAATTAATGGTTTCTGTACTGCAAGACACACTGGAAAATGATCAGAGATTAACAATGTTGCAGCTGATTGATAAAATGAAAACTAAACACAAAAAAGAAG ATCCTGATttaaagaaagaagaaatggAACAGCTTGTCATACAGCTTATCTTAGATCGCGTTTTG AAAGAAGAATTTCAGCATACAGCTTATTCCACAAATGCTTATGTAACATTAGGACCCTTGGCTAGACAAGTATTGCAAG GGAAGAGAAACGTTACGCTTGAGTTATGTATTGGACAAAAAAGAGTAGCTCGAATGAAGTCGGTTAAACAAAGTCTTCAATATTCTGGCTTGGAATTAAAGCTTGATGAGTTGAGAAGAGAGCTCTCTTCTATCCATGGAGGAATATTTCCCCATTCAATCTTGTCTACTCAACAAATCAGCATCTTAAGTGAGCAGAAGCCTAATTCTATGGAAGAG
- the LOC115697743 gene encoding ATP-dependent DNA helicase Q-like 2 isoform X3 encodes MEAEEVVLEELLNVEVEIHEVEEQISVLLEKQEGLYQRQSELKTLLEAAKGSTNNVNDSTPTVVENWSGSFEWDSEADDIRFNIFGISSYRANQREIINAVMSGRDVLVIMAAGGGKSLCYQLPALLRNGVALVVSPLLSLIQDQVMGLAALGISANMLTSTTSKEEEKFIYKALEKGEGDLKILYVTPEKVSKSKRFMSKLEKCHHAGRLALISIDEAHCCSQWGHDFRPDYKNLGILKTQFPNVPMIALTATATQKVQYDLMEMLHIPKCVKFVSTVNRPNLFYMVREKSSVGKVAIDEISEFIQENYINNESGIVYCFSRKECEQVAKELRTRGISADYYHADMDANAREKVHTRWSKNKLQVIVGTVAFGMGINKPDVRFVIHHSLSKSMETYYQESGRAGRDGLPSQCLLYFRPGDVPRQSSMVFYENSGLQNLYDIVRYCQTRRQCRRSSFFRHFAEPLQDCNGMCDNCAFSSEIRTVDVSRHAKLMVSVLQDTLENDQRLTMLQLIDKMKTKHKKEERRISAYSLFHKCLCNIRTLG; translated from the exons ATGGAAGCTGAAGAAGTAGTACTTGAAGAATTACTCAACGTTGAAGTTGAGATTCACGAGGTTGAAG AACAAATATCGGTGTTGCTTGAAAAACAAGAGGGACTATATCAGAGACAATCAGAACTAAAGACCCTGCTGGAAGCAGCGAAAGGGTCCACGAACAATGTTAATGATAGTACTCCAACTGTTGTAGAAAATTGGTCTGGGTCTTTTGAGTGGGATTCTGAAGCTGATGATATTAGATTCAATATCTTTGGCATATCCTCTTATCGTGCCAATCAACGAGAG ATCATAAATGCTGTCATGAGTGGAAGAGATGTCCTAGTGATTATGGCTGCGGGTGGTGGGAAGAGCCTCTGTTATCAGCTTCCAGCACTTCTTCGCAATGGAGTTGCCCTTGTTGTCAGTCCCCTACTTTCACTAATCCAGGATCAG GTGATGGGCTTGGCTGCTTTAGGAATTTCGGCAAATATGTTGACGTCAACTACTAGTAAGGAGGAGGAGAAATTTATTTACAAGGCCCTTGAAAAGGGTGAAGGAGACTTGAAAATATTGTACGTGACACCAGAGAAGGTATCAAAGAGCAAGAGATTTATGTCAAAGCTTGAAAAGTGCCACCATGCTGGTCGTCTCGCTTTGATTTCAATTGAT GAGGCACACTGCTGCAGCCAATGGGGTCATGATTTTCGACCTGACTATAAAAACCTTGGCATCCTTAAGACTCAATTTCCCAATGTTCCCATGATTGCTCTGACT GCAACAGCTACACAAAAGGTTCAATATGATTTGATGGAGATGCTCCACATTCCAAAGTGTGTCAAATTTGTCAGCACTGTCAATAGGCCAAATCTCTTTTATATG GTACGAGAAAAATCATCTGTTGGGAAGGTGGCTATTGATGAAATTTCGGAGTTCATTcaagaaaattatataaataatgaatCTGGGATAGTTTATTGCTTCTCTAGAAAGGAATGTGAACAG GTTGCAAAGGAGTTAAGGACAAGAGGAATTTCAGCTGATTATTATCATGCAGATATGGATGCCAATGCCCGTGAGAAAGTTCATACTCG GTGGAGCAAGAATAAGTTGCAGGTCATCGTTGGCACG GTAGCTTTTGGCATGGGAATCAATAAGCCAGATG TCAGGTTTGTCATCCATCACAGCTTGAGTAAATCAATGGAAACATACTACCAG GAAAGTGGTCGAGCTGGACGAGATGGGCTCCCTTCTCAATGCCTACTTTACTTCAGGCCGGGGGACGTTCCCAGGCAG AGTTCGATGgttttttatgaaaattcaGGATTGCAGAATCTTTATGACATAGTACGATATTGTCAG ACAAGAAGACAATGTCGTCGAAGTTCCTTTTTTCGACATTTTGCTGAGCCACTTCAGGACTGTAATG GTATGTGTGACAACTGTGCATTCTCAAGTGAGATTAGAACAGTGGATGTCTCTC GTCATGCGAAATTAATGGTTTCTGTACTGCAAGACACACTGGAAAATGATCAGAGATTAACAATGTTGCAGCTGATTGATAAAATGAAAACTAAACACAAAAAAGAAG AAAGAAGAATTTCAGCATACAGCTTATTCCACAAATGCTTATGTAACATTAGGACCCTTGGCTAG